The proteins below come from a single Flavobacterium lindanitolerans genomic window:
- a CDS encoding aldo/keto reductase, which translates to MVKTTLSPIIAGTMSWGVWDKNLTTSEMANLIHVCSENKITTFDHADIYGGYTTEAEFGKALSESKIDRRKIQLISKCGIQHVLGNRNNKIKHYDYSKDYIIWSVENSLKNLHTDYLDVFLLHRPSPLMNANEIAEAVEKLKSEGKILDFGLSNFTPSQTDLILSKTEVSYNQVQFSATDFKAMTDGSFDHMQVHNIRPMAWNPLGTVFREKTDQTRRLKTLLAELVGKYHVGSDTILLSWVLQHPAKVIPIAGTVNVSRIQQLYKATEFKLENEEWFAIWTESMGNKVP; encoded by the coding sequence ATCGTGAAAACAACATTATCTCCCATTATAGCGGGAACTATGAGCTGGGGAGTCTGGGATAAAAATCTCACAACTTCCGAAATGGCGAACCTGATACACGTTTGCTCTGAAAATAAAATCACCACTTTTGATCATGCCGATATTTATGGAGGCTACACGACCGAAGCCGAATTTGGAAAAGCTTTGTCCGAAAGCAAGATCGACCGAAGAAAAATACAGCTGATTTCAAAATGCGGCATACAGCATGTTCTTGGAAACAGGAATAACAAAATCAAACATTATGACTATTCGAAAGACTACATTATCTGGTCTGTAGAAAACTCGCTGAAAAACCTCCATACTGATTATCTGGATGTTTTCCTGCTGCATCGTCCGAGTCCGCTTATGAATGCCAATGAAATTGCAGAAGCCGTAGAAAAATTAAAATCGGAAGGAAAAATTCTTGATTTCGGGCTGTCTAATTTTACGCCTTCACAAACCGACCTGATACTTTCAAAAACAGAAGTGAGTTACAACCAGGTGCAGTTTTCTGCAACCGACTTTAAGGCTATGACCGACGGAAGCTTTGACCATATGCAGGTGCATAACATACGCCCTATGGCGTGGAATCCGCTTGGAACGGTTTTCAGAGAAAAAACCGACCAGACGCGACGTTTAAAAACACTTTTGGCAGAATTGGTTGGAAAATACCATGTAGGTTCAGACACCATTTTATTGTCATGGGTATTGCAGCATCCGGCAAAAGTTATCCCAATTGCAGGAACCGTGAATGTTTCCAGAATCCAGCAACTTTATAAGGCAACCGAATTCAAATTGGAAAACGAAGAATGGTTTGCCATCTGGACAGAAAGTATGGGAAACAAAGTGCCTTAA